GGGTAAGTAATATTCCAAAACACAAGACTCTGGACTTAGAAAATATGCTGTGACAGGTAAGCTCAAAACCAAACAAGGCAGCCCAGTTTTTCTATTAAGTGAAATTAGTAGGTAACAAGACACATTCACTTGTAGACCAAAAAAGACAagtccatttttattttcccttttatttcacTCCTGAAGTCACTAATATAAGACTTcgtgaatgaaaaaaaaaaggaaaaagaaaaaaagagaggccTCTTATGAATACTAtgtaatattaataattttacttGACAGAGGTCTACAATAAcctcacctttttttcccatcattcCTACGATTTGTGTCAATCTCACTGGTGGAGCTCACTTCATCATACCCAGAACAAGATGCCTCTAGGACTGCTTGATCCACAGAGTTGCATGAATCCCTCTTTGATGGACTGTCTGGTTTCTCATCTCCTGACACTGATGAACCAACATCAACCACCTCACACTGAGGTGCTGAAACTTCCACTAGTTCCAGAGAAGCATCACTATCATTCTCATCTTTGTTTCTTGCTGCTTGAGCAGTAACTTCACCCTCCTCTCTTGGAGGAGtaactttttctcctttaggaACCTTTCCACCCTTGACTTTCCGGACAGGCTTGAAGTCAATCATATCCTGCTCTGTATCGCTGTTGTCCGGCACATGGGCTGCCCTCAgagttttcttcttccttaactttctcctccttctaTTCCCTTTCTCTGCTGGGACTGCAGCCATTGTCAAGTGTTGCTCAGACGGTTCTGCAGACAATTTGGGAGTTTTATCCATTGGCACTTCGAGAAGGACCGAATGCTTTGAAAGAGAAGTGCTACACTGATCCACTAAAAGTCTTTCAGCAGCTGTATCATTTGCTTCTCTCTTGCTGAAAACAGACACTGAATGAGGAGAAGAGTTCTCAGGAAGTCCAGACTGTCCCTCGTCTGCAGCAGGCTCGTGGACATCTTGATCAGTGTGTTGGAAAcaagctgccagccctgctaGGGATATGGCTGCAGTGATAACTGGATACACTGAAGTTTTCTGGTTGGTCTCTTCTAAAGAAAACAGCCTAGTGTTACATTCAATCTGTACAGTAGTAACTATTTATGCAAAGTGTCCCtccctgtattttctgtttacaCTTAATTGTGCATGTAAAGTACATATTCCTACATGTTGAAAACCATGTGCACATGTAGATCTGCTATTCAGTCAGCTATTCACAACCTTTAAAAAACATAACTGGGGAATAAAATGTTCCTCCATGCACATAGAAATAAAGGAATGGGGCAATCATTCAAGCTGCTGGCTGGCTATTTGctatatgcttttaaaattctgacaATCTTTGGTGAATCCTACATTGTTGACTTCAGATGCTACCATCCCTCTCTGCATGCTCCCTTACCAGCTGTCATGACTTCTGtagaaattatattaattaatgCATGCCAAGTATGACTCAGCTGCTCAGTGACAGTTTGAAAATCTTGTGCTCAGCCCATCTGAATTATTACAGCTGAGATATAGTTATTTCTACCAAGTTACTTGGACCTAATTCAAGGTAGACAGTTATGCACAACCCACTCTGCAGCACTGTACCCTTATCCTGGGAATAGCAGCACTGTAAGCTATGAGGGTAGGCTTTATTTAGTTACTTTAGTTTAATTGGCTCATCTGTGGTGGTCTATGCAATGGGGTCAACACACTCTCCCTATCATTTAATTGTGACTGAATTAATATGAACAAAATTATCCAACCTCTCAGCTGAGACAGACTAAGAGCAGCATCTCACAGCTGTTTCCCACACCCTAAAATTGCCCAGTTACACTTGCAATAACTGCAGTCCAGAACAGGATGTTTCAAGCTCATTGCATTTCTGGGGCAGGATCATGCAACGCAAATGGGAAGTTGGCAGTATCTGAAACACTTCCCTCTTCCAGCCTCTCAGAAGCCAGCAAATTAAACCTACACTAATGCTTGGCCAAAAGCACATTACACATCACAGGACAAATTTGATGCTTTGGAATTACACATCCAACTAGAAACAGCTAAAATGACAACATCTCTCACCCACACCCTCCTCAGATGGGGAATTCCAAGATAAAACTAGAACTTGCTGACAGCATAGGATATGTTGCATTTAAAGTAAATCAATGGAGAGAAGATTTTCCCTGGACACGTAACTGCCATGCACAACTGCAAAACCTGACAGAAAAACCTCTGTAtagaaaaaatgaataattagATGAAGTTTGAATGAGTTACTGTGTTCAATTATACGGGGAAGAAGGCACACAAAACTTTAAATTCTGAATACGCCTCTAATATCATGTGCCACTCATTTCTCActggaaaggggaaggaaataaCTTGGTCACTTTATAACAGGAAAACAATAGCAACCAGCCACTTAAACTGAAATTTCTAAACCCAAAAGTCTTTAATTCTCAGCATTTGGAGTGCTGTGGGTATTAGAAAAAGAAGTAGGAAACCACCATggcaatgaaagaaaacagaatcacTCAGTACCACAGGTGGGACACACTGCTGGCATTTGGGGGAAAACGAATGCAATCAGCTCCCTCAAAGCAAGGCTGAGCTAACCTCAGTGGGCAGCTGACAAGCTAAACATTCAACCCCAAAAAGTAAACAGTCTGCCCCAGAGTGAATTCATCTTCCTCAAATTACAAAATTTACCTCAAGGCAAATGCTTATTTCCTCCCAAATTACTAAACTGATCTGAAGGCAAACTCCTTTTAAATGTAGCACATACAGAAGTTCATCAATACCAAAACTATGGTAACTTGACAAATGAACATAAAAAGAATATAAGCAAACTAGAAAAAAGTTCtaaaaaatctatattttttttaattaaagaggTGTAAACTTCAATTCAGCCAACATTCATCTTGTGCTTGAGacaaaaaaatgcttaaaaaggTGGAACATGACTTATTCCATAGTATTTTGTACTTCagttggaggggaaaaaaattgtattggCTATCTTGAACTAGGATCAATCTTATGAATGTTTTTCTCAAATTACCTAAGTTAAAGGTCTGAGTAAGTGACATTGTTATGGAAGACAACTGTCATTAGAGTCACCCTGTTTGACTTCACAGACTCTTAAGAAAGTATGGGATGAGCTTTTAATCTTCAGTTTTTACCTTCACAGTCACAGTAGCAAATTGCAGAGGAAACTACCAATAGTATCTAAGCCTTTGATCACAGTGCACAAGTTTGATGGTGTTTAAACTGTCTAAATAAAGAGCTGGCTATTTCACCTGTATTCATTAACATCTCACTTTGCTGAGGCAAGAGCTCTCCCATTAGCGGTTCAATTAATTCAGCAGTTTCTCCTCCAGATAAAAGTAAACCCCTATCTTTGTTGCTAGCCCTCCCATGCCCCTCATGTGAGTGACCAGTGCCTAACAGCCAATTAGTAGAAGATGGATTGTTACTtccaatattaaaaattatacattttgtGCTTATTTAGCAGAGCCCAAGAAGAACACAAAATAATCTCAATGTAGCTGTtcataactttttaaaaaatgttttcaggcacatttttttcctttgtaggCAGACTTTCTGCTATCAGTGCTCATTAAATGATACAGAGTAGAAGGCAAAAATTACAGAGGAGGTTCTCAGGTTTGTTGGGTTGTgtcagttttgggttttgttagtTAACTAAATTATTACAAGAGGATGTAACCTTCAAATTCATATTTGTTCTATTTTCAAAGCAGAACTAGAAAGTCCTACACAAGTTAATGAGAGTTCACCCCTGCCTGACAGACTGCAGGTTGAGGCACGATCTAAAttctttttgggaaaaaaataatttccttattttcttcaaGCTAATTATCTTAAAGCAAAACTACAATTACCATCATTCTGTTCCACCTCTTCTGTTTGTGGAGGACATGGAGAGCTCTGGAGTACAGAATTCACATTTAGTTCTGTGCCTTTTGGAGACACAGGTTCTCGTTTAACTTGCACTGAGGAGTCAGGAGTATTGGAAGGTGTATTGCCAGAAGACTGGAATGGTGATGGGACGGTTACGGGAACAGCAGCTCCTCGAGGGGGTACAGAGGAAGACAAAGTGTCCAAAACAGGCAGGAGAGAGCTTGAAGGAATTGAGTCAGCTGCCATCTGAGATTTGCTATTTCGTCTCTCAGTTAGAGCACTGCAGGAAAGTTGCTCTGAGAGTTCAGGAGGTTCATATGTTTCTAATGGCAAAAGAAGAGATacattaaagaaacaaacaaacaataaataaataacagaacaaaaatatttctattttacaataaaatttaGTGGTGCCAGGAGCTCATTTGTTGTGGACACAGAgtcaaggaagagaaaaatttgaaaaaaagacaCTAGAGGGAACTATCAAAACTGACAGTTCACACTCGACGATAAAGGCCTCATTTTGAAAGTCTACAATTTTATCGTAGCTTAAATGAGCAGATTCAAGTtaaacacagtttttaaaagattCTGAGTTCAAAGAATATGAAAGTAAGCATTGCACTGTTGTAGCTCTACGGTATCCTGTACCTTGTAGCCCCTGCAAGATCTGGATTCTTTGACTTCTCAGTGTACTCATTTCCATAGTTATCTGCAAAACAGTTGTGGCTTATATCAGTCCCACTGATTTAACAGGCAGTTCTTCATGCTGCTAAGCTCAAGCTCAGACAGTTTCCAAAGCCCACTGTTACCTGTTGCTTTAACACAAGGAACCGTTGAACCTCAACATAGGCAGCCCTCAGGGCAGCCCTTGCCTGCAAGAGACTGTTGTCCACATTCTGCAGGGACCTGCTTAACTCTTCTTCCCTCAGAGAAATAGCCAATAACTGGTCTACCTGAGAAcgttctgaaaaagaaataaaaggtaGAGTCTAATTGCACTGAACAATACATTAAGATACCCTACTTGTGATATCACAACAAATAGCACCACCTCAGAATGGAAAAATCTCATAAATTAGGTCAAGCATTCAAGCATGGATAATTATACAAGCTAAAAAGGAGTATTTATGGACAGGACTagccacatccacatggatAAACTGCAAAGTCAAGTATTCTTCTTTAAGGAATCTCAACCTTGACTTTAGTAATTAATTCCATCACAGCTTTGCCAGCACTGATTTAGTTAAATAAATGAAGTAATTATCTTCCACAAAGACCTTTTCTTGAAGAACATGTGTACGAGAAGTACAAATACACACCTGCCATTAATGtaatcaaaaaggaaaaggcaaatttAAGCTAAACAAGATTTAAATTATTCCCTGAATGCAAAAgccaaggaaaagctgtttaGGAGAAAAGGAACCctatgattaaaaaaagagtttaCTACTTGAGATGATTTTGGGCCATGAGAGTGGTGTTTGCCATCTCTTGAGAAAGAGTTTCTGACCACTGTACTCAGTAAAAGATCGTCCTATACTCCCAGAGACTTCTAGCATTACAGAGATTGTCCAAACAAATTTCCATCTGGGCACTGCTTAACTGCACTCAGGTTATAGTTTCCTTCAGCAAATTTACTACAATAACAATCACATTAAAACAAAGTAATGGTAAAGAAATTTTACAAAGTAGAATGCATTATTAGTTGCTATAACAGACACTGGTCATTGGAGAAAGAGGCTGATTAAACCCCCACCTTTTCAAGTAGTCAATTATTCATTGCCACAGAAGAGTCATAATATTGCCCTATATTACAAACAACtcttaatataaataaataatggaaaaaaagataaatggtACAAAAGCCATCTTCGGAGCTCAAAGCTCCTGGCAACGGTTTAGTtatcaaagaaaatattctgcctAAAACATGATGGTTGGATGATTCATTTTGAGACATGGTGATGAAGATGTTTTAGGCATGTTTGAGAAGTATCTGTCTAATGCCAGAATAAGACTTTTCCTTGGTCAGGAGCATGAAGGAGAGAGGCATTCCACACTCATTTCCACTAAGAACatcaaaaaagtaaaaagcattGTCAGAGATATCAAAAACAGAACAGAGACCAAATTAAACAGAGTACAATTCTTCTGGTGAGACCACCCAGAATTAGAAAGGGAAAGCTGCATGGCAAATTCGAAGGAAATTAACTGTTGACTTCTCCCTTAAGAACTTCCATCCAAAGAGGCAATAAACCTCACCAGCCTGTAGAGGGGGAAAGCAAAGGCCCCATCTGTACAATCAGGAATATGAACTGCAGGCAGAAAGGATGCACATACGCTTCTCGCAGAAATAACTTATGACAAATTAAGATATAGGTCTTCAGAGAAGAATGTGTTGCAGATTAGTGAGCAGTCCACACTACAAACTTCAGTAAAAGCCCAAGAAGCAGCATAGTAACATTAAGGAACTACTACTTCAGCCAAGTCAAAATACTACTGGGTGTTTATAGCCTCTACACCACATGCACACATGTATGATATTCACCCACCTTTTTTacctttgatttttcttcttttattctttctttctagaCTAGGGATTTCAGGAGAAGATCCTTCCTGCAAGTAAAATCATCTATTAAAAAGTAACAAGAATAATTTTGCCTAAATCAAGAAGCCGAACACCTGTCATCTTTTCAATCATTATTGTAGGCACAGAGAAGAATCCATCATTTGCTTGCACATTCTTGCATAACTCatcatctgctctgctctcaaaAGAGGGAGGACAACAGAGCACTATGTTTTAATCTGAGCtgagaagaaatattaaatatgcCAATAGCCTGCTTCTTGCTCAGATGTTTAAGATTGCACTTGAATTACAGTTTCTGCTCTATAGTTTTAGATGAAGGTGAAGAGGATTAAACAGTGAGGAATTAGAATTATTGCTTTCTGCAAAACCATTTTGTGAAATTGATCAACAAGATTTTTTTGAACCTTTGGAAAAGCCTAAGACCAGACTCTGAAACAAATTCAGATTTAAGATTATAATTTTAGGTCtgtaattttttcaaaatgtttttatttccttgctttaccataaaaccagaaacatctaaggaaaacaaatttctgcTACAGGCTACCTTCCATTTAAATTGTGCTGTGAAACACCAAGATTCTTGCTACAAAACCCAGTActtccacagaaatattttaacagctCCTGTTTATCAACAGAGTATGCCACGTATCATATCAAAAAAGAGCATTTGTCATTCCTACTAGTTACAAAAAACTATCAAAAGTCCTGCACtatgaaagcagaaatttaaCGAAAATCAAGTCAAACAAAAAATGAACTTGATATTATCAGTGTACAAGACTATCAGATGGGGAAAGTCCTCCCAGCACAGATCATTCCAAAGCTGAATAACCATTGACAGAGAAAGAACCTTTTCAGCAGATCAAAGCTGGACAGAATTGCACACTTACTCCAGTTGCTCTTCGCTTCTTTCCAATTCCTTGGCTGTCATTCTGTTCAGTCCCAGATGTGCAGCTACTGTCTGTAGCTGCATCTATGTTATTAGACATTGCAAAAAGTGAAGCACTATTTGAAGCTGGACGATTTTCTTCTGAAACCTCtaatacattttgtttttcaagaagAGGTGTTCTCTTCTCTGGGCTCTCCTGGTCTTCTTCTGTGCGGCCTGTGATCTCAGAGGTGGCCTGTAGGTTGTGACTTCTGCTAGCCTCGGTTCTTTCAGACATAAAAGGTGACAAAGCAAGAGATGGTGTCCCCTCTTTCTGATCAGCCTCAATGTCAGTGTTTGCCTCATATCCAGATGTTATATGATGTGGGTGGCTGGCTGCAATTACTTGCCTTTGCCcactttctttcattttggcTTGTTCACTGAAAAAGCTATAAGCAGAAGGATTTCTGTCTGCTATGACACTGCTTTCAGAAAAGCTACGTTTTCTGGCTGAGCCAGACACTAAGGAAATCCCTTCCCACTGGAATCCTTCTAGAGCAGTCGGATCAGATTCTTCAGTGAGTTCTAGACCCTCTTGCTCATTTTGAACAAGAGGCACCATTTCTATGCCAAACCTTTAacaagataaaaagaaaaataaacaagttACAAGCCTGCTACACATAGAGAAAAgccttccccttccccaaatGTACATTACTGCTTTAAGCGGTAGGTTTAATCCCATTACAGCGGTATTCTGTGCTTTCTACCTCATCTGACAATGGAACATCTCCTGTGTATCACATAACCAGACTTAGTGGCTAAGAACTGGCAGCATGATTTTCAAGTCAGAAATcatgtttttataaattattcCCAAGCAAGGTTGGAATAATCAAATGCGACATTTGTTCAAGACATTTCAAATTATTCAGGTTTAAAGCAAGTTTCAAAAATGCAGTATTATAGAATTGCTTCCttaaatacaaaagcaaacTGTGTATCAGAATAAAAGATTAACAAATGAAGAGTAAGCATTTACACTGCTTGCAGCACTGCAAGCATTTCTTGTAGTCCTAAAAAATTGAGGAAATAGGGAACTGTCACAGCATTGTTCCCATCCTGATTGCATTTTTACATTCTTCCATTACTAGAACTTCAAAAGAAACTACAGAAACTACATTGTTACCATCCACATTCAGATATTAAAGCAACCATTCTGAATGGAGCAGAATCTTTTCTGAGCAGATTACTTTTATTTACCCATGGACAGAGATTCATTCATAGCATCAATCAATAAAAACTCTGcattatttgcaaaaaaattgcattttcaaaagCTCTGCAAAAAATCATGGCATAGCAAGCTTCATTATAAACTCTTACTTTAAGGATTTTGGAATTCATTACAGATATGGGAAAACATAACCCTCCTCCCTCAGCATGCCCTGAGGGAGACATGGTTAGATCTGGTTAGATCTGAAGGGTACCAACCTTGGTAAACCTTTGCCAAGTTCCTGTTTCTTCTTGGTTACCTGCTGGATGACCTGATCCCAGTTAACATTTCGCCGGGAAGCACTAAGAATCTGCCTGAGGGTAGGTTTaagccctgactccttctctGTCTCACTTCTCCGAAGGCAATTCACATTCCGAATGCGGCGTGCGTTATTGAGATTGGGCTCTGGGAGATTTGTCCCGACTTTGCTCTTCAGACTGATATGCCGTGTCAGATCTCTTTGCAGAGAAGCAGGCAGGCCAAGTTTGCTTAAATCTGGAAGAAGGAGGCCTCCTGACTGGCTTCCTCCTTTTTGAAGCTCATTATCTGAAGGATTTTCAAAACCTTCAATTTCAAATTGATCACGTGACTTGACACACTCTtcattcccttccctgtcctgtGAGCTTTTCAAATCCACATGCAAATGGTCCTGACTGCTTGACGAAGAAACTGTGGGTTCTatctgaaatgtaaaattttttaGCTCAGCAGAAGCAATGCTTGAAGCAGACGGCTTTTTATCATCTTCCCTTTCAGAGGTGGTAGTTTTACCTTCAGGAGTGTCACAGGGTAAAAAAGAATCCAACATTTCAACTTTTGCTTCTGACTTCTCACTTCCCATTAAATCATCACCACTCACATCTAATGAACCTAGTCTGAACTCCTTCTTTGGCAATGTCTTCCCAGTTTCTTCCCTATTCTGGTCACTTGTATCTTTGCAAGAGCTTAAGGGAGCATTTTGCAAGGAATGGTTGCACTGGACACCTTTGGGATTTTGTTCTGCTTCACTTAAGTTATTCATAGGCTCTCCAAGATTGCTACCAAGCACATCTTTGTTGTCTTGTAAGTTACCAACACAAGCAGCATGCAGCTTTGATGAATAAGAGGAGAAACTGTTTGTTTCCAAGTTCACCGCATTCAGATGATTCTGCTCTTCACCACTAGCTGAGGATAACAGAAGCCTGACATTTTTTAAGAGACTGTTCGCATCTTGGTTTATCAAGGATAATTTCGTATCTGTGATATTGAGAAGAGGGGATTTCAGTGATGGCATCCTATTACTTCTGCCATCATCTCTGTCAGGCTTTTCGCCACTGGAAGAGTCTTCCATAACCTTGCAAGAATCAAGGTGATCTGAGGTTCCATTAGAAGGCGAAGATGCTTCATGGTTTTTAAGTTGTGAAAGGCTAATATTGGCTTCACAAGTTTCTCCTTTCATTGATGAATCAGTAAGAGGTGTAAGTACAGAACCCATTTTATCTGAAGTTTTTGAAACATTATCTTCAGACCGTGGTTGCTGATCTGCGGTTTTCTGGTATGGGTAGGGACTCCAGCGATATGTTTTATCTCTGGAAGGACTGACACTTTTTCCACTGGCTCTTGAAGTTTTGCTTTCTGGTTGTTTCAATGTACTAAATTCTAACACCCCCTCAGCAGCAAGCTCATCACTAGTAAAATCCAGACGGTCACCCCTATTTCTTCGATTTCTATGTGGCAGAACATTGCCTTTCTCTGGCCGCTGCCATGCAGACCTTTCCTGACTGTATATATTTGGCTCTGATAAATATGAATCTCCTGAGCTTCCAAAATTCCAGCCATTTGCACCATGAGGACTTGGTTTCCAGTTTCCTCCATAACTCTTGGAATTCCAGCTAGAAAAATGACCCGTTTCTTCTGAGTGCCAAGTAGAATTTCTTTCTCTGGCACCATGATGCCAATTTGATGCTCCTCCTCTCCGCCCACTCAGATGCCAAGCGTTTCCAGAATTCCCATAATTATGTCGAATTGAAGGGTTTCCTGAAACATTCTGGTGCCACCCAGAGCGTCCCTTTGCACCACCTGAATGTCTGTGTATATTAAGGTTCCTCTGAGAGTGTGAAAATTTGCCTTGTCTAGGACTAACATAATCatccttttcccatttccagtcCCTTTGTGATGCATTATGATGATGCCATGACGACTGATCATAAGCTTCTCTTTCTTTGTAAGCAGCTCTTTCTTCTCGCCTTCTCTGTGATCTCCTATCATCACATTCTAATTCTTGGTTTACACAACTTGGTTCAGTTTGCCTACAAAAGAATTGAGAAAAGCCTAAATTCTGATGCTATTCTACTAAAATCCAACAATCCACAAGCTTCATGAATTTTATTtgcactgggaagaaaatttttttaaattatttattatagaAAGAAACAGATACTGTTTTAGTAGCTTTGCTTTTCAAGCTTCACTAATGTTTGACTTTCAAAACTAATGTTATACCTTTATTTAAACGtgataatttcaaaatttctctCACAAGAACAAAAGATTTGGTGTAGGGACACGTCAATAGACTGATTCTCAAACACTTTTCTCTAACTTGAAAGATAATATTCCTTTATATTTACTATTGGACTAATAagaaactaataaaaataaagcttcttAATGTTATAGAACCTTTGTAATTTGATCTATCTTAGTAGATAGAAAACTCAATAgtgagattattttttctgaagacTATTGTGCTGGTGGAACTAGAGTGAACTGATAGAAAATGGAGGAAAGTTAGGATGAAAACCCCATTATTATCCTTACTGGAGGGAACAATTGACACGATGGCTCCATTTATAAAGGTTAAGTTAAAACACAGATGTAAAACATCCACAGAAGATGCACCTCAGATACAAAAGtaatttgtcttcttttaatCAAGAGACTGGAACAGTCCACAGCATGCAATCCTGAGTCTGTATGAGCCTCCTAGCAGCACTGTCGACTGCTCTTTGGATAGCACTTGTGCTTGGCAACTTATCAAGACACATGGCAAACTATCACATGTACATTTAAAGATAAATGCTCCCTTAACAGCTACAGCTATTCCCAGGGTCAGCAATCTATCCCACCAAACGAGgagttttcattaaaagtttTTTCCAGGAACTGATCACAGGAATATATCCATTCTAGATCCATGGACAAGAAAGACAGTAAATTTTCACACTACTACTCAAAAACAATTGATTTGAGTAAAGTGAACATTTATATTGTATCACCCTTTATGGTTTTGATACATTCCAGTTCTGCTAAAAGATTCACTAATAACTACTCTCTAATGGAAAACAGTCTACTGTGCAAAATAATCTGAGCTCTAAGACAAGAATTCAAAACAACAATATCTAAGTGATACAGTAATTTCTAAGAACTGACTCAACTAGACTGTGAtctaatggaaataattttgcagaatTAGTAACTTAATCCTGGTTAACTTAAACCTTCTGGTTTTCTGCCTCTCCaaagcagcacccagcagaCAGATTTTCTACAGTTTTAGTTGCCTCAGAACAACACTGCACTGACAGTATAACTCCGTTTccataaaacaaaaaggaaaagtaacaATTTTGCTACCTACATAAACCAGTATGAAAACATTACCATTGTGCAGTGCAGGGGCACACTAGTATGACAGAGTGATGCCAAAACCTACCTAACAGTCGTCACAGATTTCAACATCTGGAAACACTAATTTAAATTTCTAGCCACAGAACacaagagttttttttttaaattatatccCCTTTTAGTACCATCACCATGCCATAAATCTATTCAAATAATATATTCCCAACTGGAACATCACACAAGCAATGCACAAGTGCAGATTTTAAGGtaaaataaaagacaatatttgttattttctgcAGCCCTCTATTTCACAGTAAGCCACTGGAACTATGTTTAGCTAATGGTAAGCAGCAAGATACAACAGGTAAAAAAATTCATTCAAGGACTAGGGGATTTCACTTGACATTTACAGAACAATCCaattgattttattaaaaaacatgtTCAGCAGCAGTTTCTTAAAGGCCAGGTTCCTACAGACAACCTCCACCATAAACAGTATTAGCACTACTGTCCATTTATTAAGCCTTCAGTTAAAAAGgtatcaaatattaaaataaaaacattagaGTTCTCAAAACTCAAGACTTTTTTTACCCATAATGGAGAATGATTGTATTTCCATACTAGTGGCAGAGGAACAGGACAATAACATTCAGCAGAGTCACATTTACATGTTGAAACTATGATATCCACACAGGTCTCTTGGATTGCTCTCACAAGTATGCTGGCTACAGGCGGTTTACATTTTGTGAGCACCTAAGCCTCAGGAGTGCATCCTCATTGTGTTAAAAGCAATTCTATGATCTAagtggagaaaggaaaactCACCGGTTCCGTTCCTTCTTTTGCTTGATTAGTTGAATGAGTTCTCTGTCAAGGTCTTCTTCTTCTGCcgcttctttctcttcctcttttctgtcATGGGCACTAACGTTGTCTTTGTGCAGCTGACTGGAGATGTGCTTGGCATATGCTGACAAACCCACCAGCGTCACCCTGCACACCCGGCACTCATGGCTGCTATCCCTAGGAAGAGAGGCAGAGGGT
The DNA window shown above is from Camarhynchus parvulus chromosome 5, STF_HiC, whole genome shotgun sequence and carries:
- the ZNF106 gene encoding zinc finger protein 106 isoform X4, yielding MVQQRKCALCHIVYNSKKEMEEHKRSMLHHRELENLKGRDSSHECRVCRVTLVGLSAYAKHISSQLHKDNVSAHDRKEEEKEAAEEEDLDRELIQLIKQKKERNRQTEPSCVNQELECDDRRSQRRREERAAYKEREAYDQSSWHHHNASQRDWKWEKDDYVSPRQGKFSHSQRNLNIHRHSGGAKGRSGWHQNVSGNPSIRHNYGNSGNAWHLSGRRGGASNWHHGARERNSTWHSEETGHFSSWNSKSYGGNWKPSPHGANGWNFGSSGDSYLSEPNIYSQERSAWQRPEKGNVLPHRNRRNRGDRLDFTSDELAAEGVLEFSTLKQPESKTSRASGKSVSPSRDKTYRWSPYPYQKTADQQPRSEDNVSKTSDKMGSVLTPLTDSSMKGETCEANISLSQLKNHEASSPSNGTSDHLDSCKVMEDSSSGEKPDRDDGRSNRMPSLKSPLLNITDTKLSLINQDANSLLKNVRLLLSSASGEEQNHLNAVNLETNSFSSYSSKLHAACVGNLQDNKDVLGSNLGEPMNNLSEAEQNPKGVQCNHSLQNAPLSSCKDTSDQNREETGKTLPKKEFRLGSLDVSGDDLMGSEKSEAKVEMLDSFLPCDTPEGKTTTSEREDDKKPSASSIASAELKNFTFQIEPTVSSSSSQDHLHVDLKSSQDREGNEECVKSRDQFEIEGFENPSDNELQKGGSQSGGLLLPDLSKLGLPASLQRDLTRHISLKSKVGTNLPEPNLNNARRIRNVNCLRRSETEKESGLKPTLRQILSASRRNVNWDQVIQQVTKKKQELGKGLPRFGIEMVPLVQNEQEGLELTEESDPTALEGFQWEGISLVSGSARKRSFSESSVIADRNPSAYSFFSEQAKMKESGQRQVIAASHPHHITSGYEANTDIEADQKEGTPSLALSPFMSERTEASRSHNLQATSEITGRTEEDQESPEKRTPLLEKQNVLEVSEENRPASNSASLFAMSNNIDAATDSSCTSGTEQNDSQGIGKKRRATGEGSSPEIPSLERKNKRRKIKGKKERSQVDQLLAISLREEELSRSLQNVDNSLLQARAALRAAYVEVQRFLVLKQQITMEMSTLRSQRIQILQGLQETYEPPELSEQLSCSALTERRNSKSQMAADSIPSSSLLPVLDTLSSSVPPRGAAVPVTVPSPFQSSGNTPSNTPDSSVQVKREPVSPKGTELNVNSVLQSSPCPPQTEEVEQNDEETNQKTSVYPVITAAISLAGLAACFQHTDQDVHEPAADEGQSGLPENSSPHSVSVFSKREANDTAAERLLVDQCSTSLSKHSVLLEVPMDKTPKLSAEPSEQHLTMAAVPAEKGNRRRRKLRKKKTLRAAHVPDNSDTEQDMIDFKPVRKVKGGKVPKGEKVTPPREEGEVTAQAARNKDENDSDASLELVEVSAPQCEVVDVGSSVSGDEKPDSPSKRDSCNSVDQAVLEASCSGYDEVSSTSEIDTNRRNDGKKSVAETQTSISFLRGSKNSSEVSSEPGEDEEPTEGTFEGHLAAVNAIQIFGNLLYTCSADKTVCAYNLVSRKCVAIFEGHTSKVNCLLVTQTNGKNAALYTGSSDHTINCYNIKTKECMEQFKLEDRVLCLHSRWRILYAGLANGTVVTFSIKNNKQVDTFECHGPRAVSCLATAQEGARKLLVVGSYDCTISVRDARNGLLLRTLEGHSKTILCMKVVNDLVFSGSSDQSVHAHNIHTGELVRIYKGHNHAVTVVNILGKVMVTACLDKFVRVYELQSHDRLQVYGGHSDMIMCMTIHKSMIYTGCYDGSVRAVRLNLMQNYRCWWHGCSLIFGVVDHLKQHLLTDHTNPNFQTLKCRWKNCDAFFTSRKGSKQDAVGHIERHAEDDSRIDS